The proteins below come from a single Clarias gariepinus isolate MV-2021 ecotype Netherlands chromosome 17, CGAR_prim_01v2, whole genome shotgun sequence genomic window:
- the ccar2 gene encoding cell cycle and apoptosis regulator protein 2, translating into MRQRVFTGVVTQLQDRHGTVDRDVRFAMSVVVGRPPLVGEKVLVKAVQDPSQSVKWTAQRVQVLNGQPFKSPPPLLHSTTPTLTPSILGNKRQPLLKSPKIPPLIPGMQPNPAGMLQLPHHQKMPWSAPWSGGSRKRHNEVVAGRRGRHWEEASGSWGSDNAQQKRRRWKAPTEEETFKKSTSQTSMSSPLFSFFPRDSQACDNLELQRRYPHLHAPQSLFHVQLCWPESFPPSQPFPLAGPCQFHIGSQQAKTESTESTPSPSPDSTDDSIFSVKVLLLSMPGIEDFYTQCCNYAEDSKAHGDAVHPTALFKFLLLEKAGELQLPGGSWSKEDGSSPAKDSNTIIHTAVRCVMEQTALDLSACTQWHKMAELRLLSGDKMETIAILMPDVWNLMPTTEEWAKLQEEQGEDESSLPEAPSLVVQPCAGFTLSTVSLSSLLEPRASQSRDAFGVGLVSELFSEMLQRDFGLQLYHSLCSLPQTPTATLPEPETQTEDTRATLDDEAKDSSRDVRKKGGSDTKNTAKEEDEGTKIEHEQSEHQAENEEEAESHAEAEESLGADGLDNQSLKDIEFPRRVLLSWVFFDRQLSGFLREDDLQNILLSLGLYLTTSQAQDLVKKMSVEGKCMYRKLCSRWTDSDEVAYDLCAEGNKSLLPTGLPRKEKGSSRRSSSNTNPDVLNYKGSVLNIPNLLQRLESSKAAQHEMEKRIADLQAKLEAAKAKPASDEQEQLKSRLEKVEALNKTYEKNLKENAGHMLTVIEKMQKMVDQTTSLTRTKDMKGDKN; encoded by the exons ATGAGGCAGCGAGTCTTCACCGGGGTTGTGACGCAGCTTCAGGACCGCCACGGGACTGTAGACCGGGATGTTCGCTTTGCAATGAG CGTTGTTGTTGGAAGACCGCCGTTGGTTGGCGAGAAAGTGCTGGTGAAGGCGGTGCAGGATCCTTCGCAGTCAGTCAAGTGGACCGCACAAAGAGTGCAGGTGCTCAATGGACAG CCGTTTAAGTCTCCTCCGCCTCTACTACACTCCACGACACCGACCCTGACGCCGAGCATTTTGGGAAACAAACGTCAACCACTGTTAAAGTCACCTAAAATACCACCACTGATCCCTGGCATGCAGCCGAACCCGG CTGGCATGCTTCAGTTACCCCACCATCAGAAGATGCCCTGGTCTGCTCCATGGAGTGGCGGAAGCAGGAAGAGACACAATGAGGTTGTGGCAGGGCGTAGAGGCCGACACTG GGAGGAAGCCAGCGGTTCTTGGGGAAGCGACAACGCACAGCAGAAGAGACGACGATGGAAAGCCCCGACTGAGGAGGAAACCTTCAAAAAGAGCACCTCTCAAACCAGCATGagctctcctctcttctccttttTCCCCCGTGACAG TCAGGCCTGTGATAATCTGGAGCTGCAGCGGCGATACCCACACCTCCATGCTCCCCAGTCTCTCTTTCACGTGCAGCTTTGCTGGCCCGAGAGCTTCCCTCCCAGCCAGCCGTTTCCTCTCGCAGGACCTTGTCAGTTCCACATAGGCTCGCAACAAGCTAAGACCGAATCGACCGAATCGACGCCGTCTCCGTCTCCAGACTCCACAGATGACTCCATCTTCTCAGTTAAG GTGCTGTTACTGTCCATGCCTGGCATTGAGGACTTCTACACTCAGTGCTGTAACTATGCGGAGGACAGTAAGGCACATGGAGATGCGGTCCACCCTACGGCGCTGTTCAAG TTTTTATTACTGGAGAAAGCAGGTGAGCTGCAGCTCCCTGGAGGTTCGTGGTCCAAAGAGGACGGGTCCAGTCCAGCCAAAGACAGTAACACTATCATACACACTGCAGTGCGCTGTGTAATGGAACAGACCGCTCTGGACCTTTCAGCTTGCACACAGTG GCACAAAATGGCCGAGCTGAGATTGCTCTCCGGGGATAAAATGGAGACGATCGCCATCTTGATGCCAGATGTATGGAATCTCATGCCGACAACAGAAGAGTGGGCCAAGTTACAGGAAGAGCAAGGG GAGGATGAGTCTTCTCTTCCTGAAGCGCCTTCACTGGTTGTCCAACCCTGTGCAGGATTCACACTGtccacagtctctctctcatctttatTAGAGCCGCGGGCGTCGCAGAGCAGAGATGCGTTCGGG gTGGGTTTGGTGAGCGAGCTTTTCAGCGAGATGCTCCAAAGGGATTTTGGTCTGCAGCTCTACCACTCCCTCTGCAGCCTGCCTCAGACTCCGACTGCTACGCTTCCCGAGCctgaaacacagacagaggacACCAGAGCCACCCTG GATGATGAGGCCAAAGATTCGAGTAGGGACGTGAGAAAGAAAGGAGGGAGTGACACCAAGAACACCGCAAAGGAGGAAGATGAAGGGACCAAAATAGAACACGAGCAGAGTGAACACCAGGCAGAGAATGAGGAAGAGGCAGAGAGCCACGCAGAGGCTGAAGAATCACTGGGTGCTGATGGACTTGACAATCAGTCACTCAAAGACATA GAGTTTCCCCGTAGGGTCCTTCTGTCCTGGGTGTTTTTCGACAGGCAGCTCTCTGGCTTCCTGAGAGAAGACGACCTCCAGAACATCCTGCTCTCTCTCGGCCTTTACCTCACCACCTCTCAG gCACAGGATCTGGTCAAAAAGATGTCTGTGGAAGGGAAGTGCATGTACCGTAAGCTGTGCTCTCGCTGGACCGACTCAGACGAGGTGGCTTATGACCTCTGTGCTGAGG GAAATAAATCCCTGCTGCCGACGGGGCTGCCTCGTAAAGAGAAAGGCTCTTCCCGTCGCTCATCCAGCAACACTAACCCAGACGTATTAAACTACAAAGGGAGCGTTCTAAACATCCCTAATCTTCTGCAACGTCTGGAGAGCAGCAAAGCAGCACAGCACGAGATGGAGAAAAGGATTGCTGACCTACAGGCAAAGCTCG agGCAGCCAAAGCGAAGCCAGCATCAGATGAGCAGGAGCAGCTGAAAAGCAGGTTAGAGAAAGTTGAAGCACTCAACAAGACCTATGAGAAAAATCTAAAAGAGAACGCCGGCCACATGCTCACAGTCATTGAGAAGATGCAGAAAATGGTAGATCAG ACGACAAGCCTGACAAGGACAAAAGACATGAAAGGAGACAAAAACTAG